The genomic window CCTGTACGACCCCCACTGGACCCTCCACGCGGCCACCGAACAGGGCTACGCGGGCCCGGCCGTCACCTGGCCCGCCCCCTACCGAGCGGGCAGCCGCCGCCCCAACACGGGCCGCACGGACGCCCCCAGGCCCCGGCTGACGTTGGGAAGGTGAGGACCGGCCGGCCCCGTGCGGCCGCGGGTGCTACGCCGACTCGACCATCCCCGCCGTCAGCGTCGCCCCGTCCGCCGGGTCGACCAGAAGGAACGCCCCGGTGCGCCGCACGGCCGCGTAGTCGTCCAGGGCCAACGGCTCGGCCGTGCGCAGCACAACCCGGCCGAGGTCGTTCGTGGTCAGCTCGGGGAAGCCGCCGAGGTCTTTGACGACGGCCTTGACGGTTCGGGTCGTGTGCCGGACCAGCACGCGGTCGCCCACCCGCAGCGGCCGCTCCGCGAGGTGGCAGACGGCGGCGCGGACGTCCTGTGTGAGGACCGGCGCGTCAGTCGCACCGGCCGTGATCATGTCCCCTCGGGAGATGTCCCGCTGGTCCGCCAGCCGGACACTGATCGACTGCGGGGCGTACGCGGCCTCCGCCGTCTCACCCAGGACGTCGATCCCCGTGATCTCGGAGGTCTCGCCCGACGGATGGACCGTCACCCGGTCACCCACCCGCAGCGCCCCCGACACCAACTGCCCGGCGTAGTACCGGACTTCTTCGTGCCGGATCACGTACTGCACGGGGAAGCGGGCCGGTGCGTCCGCGGCCTCCACCCCCACCGGCACGGTCTCCAGGAACTCCAGCAGCGCGGGCCCGTCGTACCAGTCCATGTGCCCGGACCGCTCGACGACGTTGTCACCGACCAGCGCCGAGACGGGGATCGACGTGAAGCCGGGCAGCCCCAGCTCGTCCGCGTGCCGCGCGAAGTCCTCGACGATCCGCCGGAACTCCTTCTCCTCGTACCCGACGAGGTCCATCTTGTTGACCGCGAGGACCACGTGCGGCACGCGCAGCAGCGCCGCGACGGCCGCGTGGCGGAGCGTCTGCTCGACGACCCCGTTGCGCGCGTCGACCAGGACGATCGCCAGCTCGGCGGTGGAGGCACCCGTCACCATGTTGCGGGTGTACTGCACATGCCCGGGGGTGTCGGCGAGGATGAACCGCCGCCGGGCCGTGGCGAAGTAGCGGTACGCCACGTCGATGGTGATGCCCTGCTCCCGCTCGGCCCGCAGACCGTCGGTCAGCAGCGCGAGATCCGGGGCCTCCTGCCCACGGCCGGCGGAGACCCGCTCGACCGCCTCCCACTGGTCCGCGAGGACCGACTTGGAGTCGTGCAGCAGCCGCCCGACGAGCGTGGACTTGCCGTCGTCGACCGACCCGGCGGTGGCGAAGCGAAGGGTGTCGATGGTCGTCGTGCTCATGCTTAGAAGTACCCCTCGCGTTTACGGTCTTCCATCGCGGCCTCGGACATCCTGTCGTCGGCGCGCGTCGCACCCCGCTCGGTCAGCCGGGAGGCCGCGATCTCGGCGATCACGGCGTCCAGCGTGGTCGCGTCCGAATCCACGGCACCCGTGCAGGACATGTCACCGACCGTCCGGTACCGCACCTGCCGCTTCTCGGCCGTCTCGTATCCGCGCGGCCCGCCCCACTCACCGGCGGTCAGCCACATTCCGCCCCGCAGGAAGACCTCGCGGTGGTGGGCGAAGTAGATCTCCGGCAGCTCGATGCCCTCCCGGGCGATGTACTGCCAGACGTCCAGCTCGGTCCAGTTGGAGAGCGGGAAGACACGCACATGCTCCCCAGGAGCGTGCCGCCCGTTGTACAGCTGCCACAGCTCCGGCCGCTGCCGCCGCGGATCCCACTGCGAGAACTCGTCCCGCAGCGAGAACACCCGCTCCTTGGCGCGCGCCTTCTCCTCGTCGCGGCGGCCGCCACCGAAGACGGCGTCGAAGCGCTCGCTCTGGATCTTCTCGGTCAACGGCACGGTCTGGAGGGGGTTCCGGGTCCCGTCGGGGCGTTCGCGCAGCACACCCCGGTCGATGTAGTCCTGCACCGAGGCGACATGCAACCGAAGCCCATGCGCGGCCACCGTACGGTCGCGGTACTCCAGCACCTCCGGGAAGTTGTGCCCGGTGTCCACGTGCAGCAGCGAGAACGGCACCGGCGCGGGCGCGAACGCCTTCAGCGCCAGGTGCAGCATGACGATGGAGTCCTTGCCGCCGGAGAAGAGGATCACCGGCCGCTCGAACTCACCCGCCACCTCGCGGAGGATGTGGACGGCCTCGGACTCCAGCGCGTCCAGGTGGGACAGGGTGTGGACGGTCATACGAGACCTCGGTCCGCCAGCAGCGCGTACACGGACGCGGCCGATTCGTCGGGCGTCTGGTCCTGCGTCGGGAGCACGAGCGCGGGGTCGGTCGGCGGCTCGTACGGGTCGTCGACACCGGTCAGGCCCTTGAGCTGGCCGGCGGCCTGACGGGCGTACAGACCCTTCACGTCGCGCTGGCTGCACACCTCGACGGGGGTGGCGACATGCACCTCGACGTACGGGGTGCCGCTCACGTCGTGGCGCTTGCGGACGGCCTCGCGGCTGTCGGCGTACGGCGCGATGACGGGGACGATGGACAGCACGCCGTTGCGGGCGAGGACCTCGGCGACCAGACCGATGCGCTGGACGTTGGTGTTGCGGTCCTCGCGGGAGAAGCCGAGGCCGGCGGAGAGGAAGCGGCGGATCTCGTCACCGTCGAGGACCTCCACTCGGTGCCCCTCGGACCGCAGCCGGCCGGCGAGGACGCGGGCGATCGTGGTCTTGCCCGCGCTCGGCAGGCCGGTGAGCCAGACCGTGGCTCCCTGAGCCCTGGACGAGGTGGTCATGCGTGTGTTCCTTTCGCGGCGCCGGCGGCGGTGCCGTGCCGTTGTTCGTGGAGGGAGGTGAAGAGGGATTCCCAGCGGTGATGGACGGCGTCCGGGCCGTACGAGGCGGCCGTGAGGACCGCGGCCACGCCCATGTCGGCGCGCAGCACCTCGTCGGCCATCAGCTTGGCCATGGCGTCGGCGAGCGCGTCCGGGTCCTCGGGTGCGACGAGGAGCCCGTCGACGCCGTGCGTCAGCACGTCGGCGGGGCCGGTCGGGCAGTCGAAGCTCACCACGGGAAGGGCGTGGCTCATCGCCTCGATCATCACCATCGGCAGTCCTTCGAAGCGTGAGCTGAGCACGTAGAAGGAGGCCTTGGCGAGTTCGTCGTCCAAGCGGTCGGTGTGTCCCATGAGGAAGACGTGATTGTAGAGATGGTGTTCTTCGATCAGGTTGCGAAGTTCCGACTTCTTCTCGCCGCTGCCGTAAATTCTCAGCTTCCAGTCGGGGTACGCCTCGACGAGCTTCGCCCAGGCCGGGATCAGCAGGTCGAAGCCCTTCTGCGGGAAGAGCCGGCCGGCCGCCACCGCGATCTTCGACGTGGGGGTGGCGGGGACCTGGTCGAGGGAGTGCACGGCGTTGGGGATGCGGATGACCCGGGTGCCGGGGAGGAGTTCGGCGTACTCGTCGCGGTCGCGCTCGGTGAGCACGGCGACCGTGGCGAAGCGCGGGTACGTCTCCTGGATGCGCTGCCGCACGTCCCGCTTGTGGGTGCCGAGGTTCATGTGCTCCTGGGCGACCCGGACGACACCGCTGGTGGCGTGCTCGGCGGAGAGGAAGTTCAGGGCGGGCCGGGTGGTCACCAGGATGCCGTCGGTCAGCGACCGCAGGTACGCGATGAGCAGGTCCTCGACGTACCGGTTGAAGTAGCGGTAGCCGAACTCGCCCTTCGGGATGTGCCGGGCGGGCGCGTCCAGCAGCTCGCCGCGCCTGCGGTCGCGCCAGCGGGCGACCAGGCCGGACGGCGGGGTGTAGGCGTCCTCGCGCAGGTCGACGACCGTGGAGACCGTCACCCGGGGGTCGAGGGGGAACTGGATGTCGTCGCGGCGGCGCACCGCGCTGACGATCTCCACGTTCCAGCCCGCCGCCACGAGGGAGTTGGCCTGGTTCATCACCGTGCGGATGGTGCCGCCCCGGCCGTACGCGTGCAGCAGCAGATACCGGACGCGGGGGCGTTGGGGGAGCGGACGGCGGTCGGTCATGCGGAGCCTCCCGTGCGGCACTCCAGAGACAGGTTGTCCTTGATCGTGTAGTAGGGGCGCACGCCGAGGTCCCCGATGCGCTGCTCCGGATACACGAAGATCTTCTTCTTGCCGCGCACGTCGTCGAGGTGCTTCCCGGCGCGCAGTTCCGCCTCACCGTCGGTGAGGTGGACGTCCCACTCCTCGACGGGCGCGTAGTCGGTGGCGGCGAGGTCGCCGACGGGCAGTTCGCTCTCGAAGCGGTCGCCCTTGACGTCGGCGGCGTAGCGCAGCCGGCGGTCGGCGTGGGCGCGGCGGGTGAGGACCAGCTGCCAGGTCCCGTCCGCGGGGACCCCGTGGATGCGTCCGACGAGTCTTATGTGCCCGTCACGCGGCCAGACCTCGGCTATCTCGGCGTGCGGCTTCACTCGCTGTAGCCCCACGCCTGACACATCGGCCGGAGGATCTCCGGGATGTCGTCCTCGGTGGGGAGCGCGCGCCCGGCCTGCACCTGACCGGTCTTGATCTTGTCGCGCCAGTCGCCGAGACCCTTGACGACCTGGGCGTCGGCCTTCCTGCCGTAGTCGAGCATGGCCGGCTCGAAGTCGACGTCGAGGAACAGGCAGAGCCGCCGCATCTCCTTCTCGGGGTCGGCGGTGATGTCCTCGTAGCGCACGGTGTGGCCCGTGAGTCCCTCGCGGGCCCGGTCGACGGCCTTCATGTAGCGCAGCGCGTCGGCCGCGGCCTCGTCGTAGGTGCGCTTGTCGGGGTCGCCCTCGTGCCACGACTGGGCGATGGAGACCGGGTGACGCAGGAGGAAGACGAAGCGGGCGTCGGGCCAGCAGTCCCGGATGCGCTCGTACACGAAGGCGTTGCTCGGGGTCTTCTCGACGACGAAGTCCTTGCCCGACTTCACCAGTTCCCGGTGCATGACCCGGTCCCACAGCAGATGCTCCAGGTCACCGCGCTCCAGGTCGAGGGTGCTCATCGCCTTCTGCGACAACTTGCTGCCGTAGCCGACCTCCAGCCGGCGTATGTGCAGTTCGTGCGGGGAGTGCAGCCGCGAGTGCGCGTTCATCAGCATCCGCAGCAGCGTGGAGCCGGAGCGCACGGGAGACATGATGAAGACCGGCTGCCTCAGCAACCGGTCCGTGGCGAGGTCCTCGGGAGCCGGACATCGGTACACCGCCGTGGGCCTCTTCGCGGCCGGCTTGGGTGCCGCGGCCTTGGGCGCGGCGGGTGCGGCCGGGGCGGCCTTGCGTACTTGCAGACCGGTGGTGGCGGTGAGTGCCCGGTTCAGGTTGCGCATGAGACTCATGCGTCAGGATGGTAAGTAAGGATTCTGAGAAGATTGAAGTAGAACCCTGAGCGTTCCCTTAGTGAACGTGATTGTTACGTATCGTTAAGTTTCATTGGTGATCACCCCGGCGAACGCCGCCCCCGCGTCCCGCAGGCGCGCGTGCAGCGCCCGGAACACGGCCGCCGAGCGGACGCCCGGCCAGTCCGCCGGCAGCAGCGCGGCGGGCAGCCCGGGGTCTGCGTACGGCAGATGGCGCCAGGAGTCCAGGGCCAGCAGATAGTCGCGGTACGCCGCCTCCGGCGGGGTGTCGGCGCGGTGCTCCCAGCCGTGCAGCACCGGCCCGTGCCGGTCGAGGAACGCCTCGTGCTGCTTGGCGATCCCGGCCAGGTCCCACCAGCGGGCCACCGCCTCGGCGGTCGCCGCGAACCCCAGGTGCTCGCCCCGGAACAGGTCCACGTACGGGTCGAGCCGCAGCCGGGTCAGGGTGTGCCGGGTCTCCTCGTACAGGCGGGCCGGCGCGATCCACACGCCCGGGGCGGCCGTGCCGAAGCCGAGTCCGGCCAGCCGGGAACGCAGCACATGCCGCTTCTGCCGCTCCGACTCCGGCACGGAGAACACGGCCAGTACCCAGCCCTCGTCCTGCTCCGGTGCCGTCGCGTAGATCCGCCGGTCGCCGTCCTCGAGCAGCTGCCGCGCGTCCTGCGACAGCGCGTACCCGGCCGCCCCCGCCGCCGTGCGGGCCGGAAGCAGCAGTCCGCGCCGCTTCAGCCGGGACACCGAGGAGCGGACGGAGGGCGCGTCGACACCGACCGCGGCGAGCAGCCGGATCAGCTCGGAGACGGGCACGGGACCCGGCACCGAACGGCCGTACGCGCCGTAGAAGGTGACGATGAGCGAACGTGGTGCGTGCTGTTCGGACACGTTGATCATTTTAGGTCTTCGGCATCACTGCTGGTCACCTAGGGTGCGCAGTCGGAACCGCTGGAGTTTGCCGGTCGCCGTGCGCGGCAGCGCGTCCAGGAACACGATTTCCCTCGGACACTTGTACGGTGCCAGCTCCGACTTGAGGAACGCGCGGAGCATGTCGCCGTCCCGGGCGACTCCCGCCCCGACGACCACATACGCGACGACGACCTGCCCGCGTGCCTCGTCCGGCCGCCCCACCACGGCCGCCTCCACCACGTCCGGATGGCGCAGCAGGGCCTCCTCGACCTCGGGGCCCGCGATGTTGTAACCGGCCGAAATGATCATGTCGTCGGCGCGCGCGACATAGCGGAAGTACCCGTCCGGCTCGCGGACATACGTGTCACCCGTGACATTCCAGCCGCCCCGTACGTACTCCCGCTGCCGCTCGTCCGCCAGATAACGGCATCCCACCGGCCCCCGTACGGCGAGCAGCCCCTGCTCCCCGTCGGGCACCGGCACTCCGTCGGCGTCCTGCACGCGCGCCTGCCACCCCGGTACGGGCACCCCCGTCGTCCCCGGCCGGATGGACTCGTCGGCCGCGGCGATGAAGATGTGCAGCAGCTCGGTCGCGCCGATGCCGTTGATGATCCGCAGCCCGGTCCGCTCGTGCCAGGCCCGCCAGGTGGCCTCGGGCAGGTTCTCGCCCGCCGACACACACCGCCGGAGCGACGAGATGTCGTACCCGTCCGCCCCGTTCAGTTCGCCCAGCATCGACCGGTACGCCGTCGGCGCGGTGAACAGCACCGACACCCCGTGCTCCGCGACCGCAGGGAGCAACTGCCTGGGGCCCGCCTGTTCGAGCAGCAGGGCGCTGGCCCCGGCCCGCATCGGGAAGACGACGAGCCCGCCGAGGCCGAAGGTGAAGCCGAGCGGGGGAGACCCGGCGAACACGTCGTCCGCCCGGGGGCGCAGCACATGCTTCGAAAAGGTGTCCGCGACCGCCAGCACGTCCCGGTGGAAGTGCAGACACCCCTTCGGCCGCCCGGTCGTGCCGGACGTGAACGCGATCAGCGCCACGTCGTCGGCCGCCGTGGCGACCGCCTCGTACGGCTCCCGCGCCCCGTTCGCCGACGGCAGGCCGAGCAGGTCGTCGGGCCCGTCCCCGCCGTACGTGGTGATCCGGAGCCCCGGGACGTCCGCCTTCGTGAGGTCGTCCACGGACCGTATGTCGCACAGCGCGTGCGACACCCGCGCCAGCTCACAGACCGTCGCCAGTTCGTACGGCCGTTGCTGCGCGAGCACCGTCACCGCGACCGCCCCCGCCTTGAGCACCGCCAGCCAGCACGCGGCCAGCCAGGGCGTGGTGGGCCCGCGCAGCAGGACCCGGTTGCCGGGGACGACGCCGAGCGTGGACGTCAGAGCGTGGGCGATCCGGTCGACACGGGCGCGGAGTTCGCCGTACGTCCAGGTGTCCCCGGCGGGGGTGCGGAAGACGGGCCGGCCGGGGTCGCCGCCGTCGAGCAGTTCGGCGGCGGCGTTGAGGCGGTCCGGGTAGCGCAGCTCGGGGAGGTCGAAGGACAGCTCGGGCCACTGGTCCGGAGGTGGGAGACGGTCCCGGGCGAAGGTGTCGATATGGGCGGTGACCCTGGAATTCATGACGTTCGCCCCCTGCTGTGGTCCCTGCCGAAGTGGGCTCGCATGTCGTGGTGGGCTCGCATCAGCGAGCGTATCGCCTTGGTGACGGCAGTCAACAGTTCGCGATAGCCTCGGCAGTGGCCCCCTGAGGGAGAAGGGACCGGCAATGACCGCATTCTCGCTCGAACCGGCACAACTCGCCTGGCGTGCCGAACTGCGCACCCTGGCCGCCGAACGCCTGCGCCCCCTCGCCGACAAGGGCGAGCCCGGCCACGTCAACCGCCCCCTCGTCGCCGAACTGGGCCGACTGGGCCTGCTCTCCCGGCTGTTCACCTCGGGCGCGCTCGACCTCTGTCTGATGCGCGAGTCACTGGCGTACGCCTGCACGGAGGCCGAGACGGCACTGGCCCTCCAGGGGCTGGGCGCCCACCCGGTCCACGCCCACGGCACCGAGGCCCAGCGGGCCCGCTGGCTCACCCGGGTGAGTGACGGCGACGCGGTCGCGGCCTTCGCGCTCAGCGAGCCGGGGGCGGGCTCGGACGCGGCGGCCCTGTCCCTGCGCGCGGAGCCCGACGGCGCCGGACGCTGGCGCCTGACCGGCGAGAAGTGCTGGATCTCCAACGCTCCCGAGGCCGACCTCTACACCGTCTTCGCCCGCACCACCGCCGACGCGGGCGCCCGTGGCGTGACCGCGTTCCTGGTCCCGGCCGACCGCCCCGGCCTCACCGGCACCGCGCTCGACATGCTCTCCCCGCACCCCATCGGCGCCCTCGACTTCGACGCCGTACCCGTCACGGCCGACGACGTCCTCGGTGAACCCGACCGCGGCTTCCGTGTCGCCATGGCCACCCTCAATCTCTTCCGCCCGAGCGTCGGCGCCTTCGCGGTCGGCATGGCGGAGGCCGCACTGGACGCCACCCTCGCGCACACCGACCGACGGCAGGCGTTCGGCGGCAGGTTGAGGGACCTTCAGACGGTCGCCCACCAGGTCGCCGAGATGGCGATGCGCACGGAGGCGGCCCGGCTCATGGTCTACGCGGCGGCGACGGCGTACGACTCCGGCGAACCGGACGTACCCCGGCGGGCCGCGATGGCCAAGCTGCTGGCCACGGAGACCGCGCAGTACGTCGTCGACGCC from Streptomyces sp. DSM 40750 includes these protein-coding regions:
- a CDS encoding sulfate adenylyltransferase subunit 1, whose translation is MSTTTIDTLRFATAGSVDDGKSTLVGRLLHDSKSVLADQWEAVERVSAGRGQEAPDLALLTDGLRAEREQGITIDVAYRYFATARRRFILADTPGHVQYTRNMVTGASTAELAIVLVDARNGVVEQTLRHAAVAALLRVPHVVLAVNKMDLVGYEEKEFRRIVEDFARHADELGLPGFTSIPVSALVGDNVVERSGHMDWYDGPALLEFLETVPVGVEAADAPARFPVQYVIRHEEVRYYAGQLVSGALRVGDRVTVHPSGETSEITGIDVLGETAEAAYAPQSISVRLADQRDISRGDMITAGATDAPVLTQDVRAAVCHLAERPLRVGDRVLVRHTTRTVKAVVKDLGGFPELTTNDLGRVVLRTAEPLALDDYAAVRRTGAFLLVDPADGATLTAGMVESA
- the cysD gene encoding sulfate adenylyltransferase subunit CysD translates to MTVHTLSHLDALESEAVHILREVAGEFERPVILFSGGKDSIVMLHLALKAFAPAPVPFSLLHVDTGHNFPEVLEYRDRTVAAHGLRLHVASVQDYIDRGVLRERPDGTRNPLQTVPLTEKIQSERFDAVFGGGRRDEEKARAKERVFSLRDEFSQWDPRRQRPELWQLYNGRHAPGEHVRVFPLSNWTELDVWQYIAREGIELPEIYFAHHREVFLRGGMWLTAGEWGGPRGYETAEKRQVRYRTVGDMSCTGAVDSDATTLDAVIAEIAASRLTERGATRADDRMSEAAMEDRKREGYF
- the cysC gene encoding adenylyl-sulfate kinase, whose protein sequence is MTTSSRAQGATVWLTGLPSAGKTTIARVLAGRLRSEGHRVEVLDGDEIRRFLSAGLGFSREDRNTNVQRIGLVAEVLARNGVLSIVPVIAPYADSREAVRKRHDVSGTPYVEVHVATPVEVCSQRDVKGLYARQAAGQLKGLTGVDDPYEPPTDPALVLPTQDQTPDESAASVYALLADRGLV
- a CDS encoding glycosyltransferase family 4 protein; this translates as MTDRRPLPQRPRVRYLLLHAYGRGGTIRTVMNQANSLVAAGWNVEIVSAVRRRDDIQFPLDPRVTVSTVVDLREDAYTPPSGLVARWRDRRRGELLDAPARHIPKGEFGYRYFNRYVEDLLIAYLRSLTDGILVTTRPALNFLSAEHATSGVVRVAQEHMNLGTHKRDVRQRIQETYPRFATVAVLTERDRDEYAELLPGTRVIRIPNAVHSLDQVPATPTSKIAVAAGRLFPQKGFDLLIPAWAKLVEAYPDWKLRIYGSGEKKSELRNLIEEHHLYNHVFLMGHTDRLDDELAKASFYVLSSRFEGLPMVMIEAMSHALPVVSFDCPTGPADVLTHGVDGLLVAPEDPDALADAMAKLMADEVLRADMGVAAVLTAASYGPDAVHHRWESLFTSLHEQRHGTAAGAAKGTHA
- a CDS encoding sulfotransferase family protein — translated: MSLMRNLNRALTATTGLQVRKAAPAAPAAPKAAAPKPAAKRPTAVYRCPAPEDLATDRLLRQPVFIMSPVRSGSTLLRMLMNAHSRLHSPHELHIRRLEVGYGSKLSQKAMSTLDLERGDLEHLLWDRVMHRELVKSGKDFVVEKTPSNAFVYERIRDCWPDARFVFLLRHPVSIAQSWHEGDPDKRTYDEAAADALRYMKAVDRAREGLTGHTVRYEDITADPEKEMRRLCLFLDVDFEPAMLDYGRKADAQVVKGLGDWRDKIKTGQVQAGRALPTEDDIPEILRPMCQAWGYSE
- a CDS encoding PaaX family transcriptional regulator; the protein is MINVSEQHAPRSLIVTFYGAYGRSVPGPVPVSELIRLLAAVGVDAPSVRSSVSRLKRRGLLLPARTAAGAAGYALSQDARQLLEDGDRRIYATAPEQDEGWVLAVFSVPESERQKRHVLRSRLAGLGFGTAAPGVWIAPARLYEETRHTLTRLRLDPYVDLFRGEHLGFAATAEAVARWWDLAGIAKQHEAFLDRHGPVLHGWEHRADTPPEAAYRDYLLALDSWRHLPYADPGLPAALLPADWPGVRSAAVFRALHARLRDAGAAFAGVITNET
- a CDS encoding AMP-binding protein; translated protein: MNSRVTAHIDTFARDRLPPPDQWPELSFDLPELRYPDRLNAAAELLDGGDPGRPVFRTPAGDTWTYGELRARVDRIAHALTSTLGVVPGNRVLLRGPTTPWLAACWLAVLKAGAVAVTVLAQQRPYELATVCELARVSHALCDIRSVDDLTKADVPGLRITTYGGDGPDDLLGLPSANGAREPYEAVATAADDVALIAFTSGTTGRPKGCLHFHRDVLAVADTFSKHVLRPRADDVFAGSPPLGFTFGLGGLVVFPMRAGASALLLEQAGPRQLLPAVAEHGVSVLFTAPTAYRSMLGELNGADGYDISSLRRCVSAGENLPEATWRAWHERTGLRIINGIGATELLHIFIAAADESIRPGTTGVPVPGWQARVQDADGVPVPDGEQGLLAVRGPVGCRYLADERQREYVRGGWNVTGDTYVREPDGYFRYVARADDMIISAGYNIAGPEVEEALLRHPDVVEAAVVGRPDEARGQVVVAYVVVGAGVARDGDMLRAFLKSELAPYKCPREIVFLDALPRTATGKLQRFRLRTLGDQQ
- a CDS encoding acyl-CoA dehydrogenase family protein, which translates into the protein MTAFSLEPAQLAWRAELRTLAAERLRPLADKGEPGHVNRPLVAELGRLGLLSRLFTSGALDLCLMRESLAYACTEAETALALQGLGAHPVHAHGTEAQRARWLTRVSDGDAVAAFALSEPGAGSDAAALSLRAEPDGAGRWRLTGEKCWISNAPEADLYTVFARTTADAGARGVTAFLVPADRPGLTGTALDMLSPHPIGALDFDAVPVTADDVLGEPDRGFRVAMATLNLFRPSVGAFAVGMAEAALDATLAHTDRRQAFGGRLRDLQTVAHQVAEMAMRTEAARLMVYAAATAYDSGEPDVPRRAAMAKLLATETAQYVVDAAVQLHGARALLRGHLLEHLYREVRAPRIYEGASEVQRTVIAKELYKRTGSEERSS